Proteins encoded together in one Bombus affinis isolate iyBomAffi1 chromosome 2, iyBomAffi1.2, whole genome shotgun sequence window:
- the LOC126926625 gene encoding metallo-beta-lactamase domain-containing protein 1: protein MCEVIVLFNGYSTKLDNEIMKANCSCTLIKASKNIIVDTMTAWDREKIIQALFKHNITPEKIDYVVCTHSHADHIGNNNLFVNAEHIIGTCVHRGELFFNTNFKDGYKICPEVKVIATPGHTPDDVTVLVETTVSGRPTCFAITGDLFEKKEDIADPSIWKELGTIELQKTQSLMRSHVVDLANLIIPGHGPMFAVTDDMRKIIRSQIIL from the exons atgtgcgaggttattgtattatttaatgGTTATTCTACAAAACTTGACAATGAAATAATGAAAGCCAATTGTTCTTGTACATTAATAAAGGCATCGAAGAATATTATCGTTGATACTATGACAGCCTGGGACCGAGAAAAAATAATACAAG caCTTTTTAAACATAATATTACACCTGAAAAAATTGATTATGTCGTATGTACTCATAGTCATGCCGATCATATAGGAAATAATAATCTTTTCGTAAATGCGGAACATATAATTGGAACTTGTGTTCACCGTGGTGAACTATTTTTCAATACAAATTTTAAAGACG GATATAAAATTTGCCCAGAAGTTAAAGTCATAGCAACCCCTGGACATACACCAGATGATGTTACAGTTTTAGTTGAAACTACAGTTTCTGGGAGACCTACATGTTTTGCTATTACAG gagatttatttgaaaaaaaggAAGACATAGCAGATCCATCGATTTGGAAAGAGTTAGGAACTATAGAATTACAAAAAACTCAATCACTTATGCGATCTCATGTAGTAGATTTGGCAAATCTTATAATACCTGGACATGGGCCCATGTTTGCTGTTACTGATGATATGAGAAAAATTATCAGGAGTCAAATAATTCTATAA
- the LOC126926485 gene encoding integrator complex subunit 9, translating into MKLYCLSSEPTKPCLVLSFKGITLMLDCGLNMQSILHFMPMPMVPSTKFNSLPLWLPRDNHQDWQIEGELKECCGRVFVDSTPEFSPPLEKIVDFSEIDAILISNYTCMLALPFITEDTGFKGIIYATEPTLQIGRFFMEELVEFIEQTPKATLAKHWKEMLHVLPSPLADALKPKSWKHIYSISAVNTALSYIQTVGYDQKLDIYGALTVTPISSGYCLGSSNWLISCDHEKVAFVSGSSTLTTHPRPMEQATLKHANMLILTGLTQTPTANPDTMLGELCMTVAITLRTGGCVLIPCYPSGVVYDLFECLSTHLDKSGFSQVPLFFISPVAETSLAYSNILAEWLSTNKQNKVYLPEEPFPHAFLVKNARLKHFTSIYAEGFSSDYRQPCVVFCGHPSLRFGDAVHFVQLWGNNPQHTIIFTEPDFPYLDALAPFQPLAMKAVHCPIDTSLNFTQANKLIRDLKPEHLVIPECYTQPPITAPHRTDLVIEPVGEKPLITFKRGEVIKLPLKRKKGRVFIEPELAGNIIPNEIRPGLSLASVTGELEVKDNVYTIKSIEDRPSGKRKASSSSPAPIKEEVLKERRHEYGNLDPQELLQKLNQEGIQGAKLQHSPTATSIHLQDEDTLIQIGDNSTHIFCNGDQKIRRRLRTIIMQCLKRF; encoded by the exons aTGAAACtg taTTGTTTATCGAGTGAACCAACAAAGCCATGTTTGGTTTTAAGTTTCAAAGGAATTACTTTAATGTTAGATTGCGGTTTAAATATGCAATCTATACTACATTTCATGCCAATGCCTATGGTTCCCAGCACCAAATTTAATTCTTTACCTTTGTGGCTTCCACGTGATAATCATCAAGATTGGCAAATAGAAGGG GAACTAAAAGAATGTTGCGGCAGAGTATTTGTAGATTCGACCCCTGAATTTTCCCCACCTTTGGAGAAAATAGTAGACTTTTCAGAAATTGATGCCATTTTGATATCAAATTACACTTGTATGTTGGCTCTGCCATTTATAACAGAGGACACTGGTTTCAAAGGCATTATTTATGCTACAGAACCAACGTTACAAATTGGACGATTTTTTATGGAAGAACTAGTAGAATTCATTGAACAAACTCCGAAAGCTACATTAGCTAAACATTGGAAGGAAATGTTACATGTATTACCTTCTCCATTAGCTGATGCTCTTAAGCCAAAATCTTGGAAACATATATATTCGATATCAGCAGTTAATACTGCTTTATCATATATCCAAACAGTTGGATATGATCAAAAATTG GATATATATGGTGCATTAACAGTCACTCCTATAAGCTCCGGATATTGTTTGGGTAGCAGTAATTGGTTAATTTCATGCGACCATGAAAAGGTTGCATTTGTAAGTGGATCCTCAACATTGACAACACATCCTCGGCCTATGGAACAAGCTACTTTGAAACATGCTAATATGTTAATATTAACTGGTTTAACTCAAACACCTACTGCAAATCCAGATACTATGCTTGGAGAACTGTGTATGACTGTTG CTATAACACTCAGAACTGGGGGATGTGTTTTAATACCGTGTTATCCATCTGGAGTTGTATATGATTTATTTGAATGCCTTAGTACTCATTTGGATAAGTCTGGTTTCTCACAAGttcctttattttttatatcacCAGTAGCTGAAACATCTTTAgcatattcaaatattttagcTGAATG GTTGTCAacaaataaacaaaataaagtTTATCTTCCTGAGGAACCATTTCCACATGCTTTTCTTGTTAAAAATGCCAGATTAAAACATTTTACATCTATATATGCTGAAGGTTTTAGTTCTGATTATAGACAACCTTGTGTTGTCTTTTGTGGTCATCCCAGTCTTAGATTTGGAGATGCAGTTCATTTTGTTCAGTTATGGGGTAATAATCCACAACATACCATAATTTTCACAG AACCAGATTTTCCATATTTAGATGCTTTGGCACCATTTCAACCATTAGCTATGAAAGCAGTGCATTGTCCAATTGACACATCTCTTAATTTTACTCAAGCTAATAAATTAATTAGGGATTTGAAACCAGAACATTTAGTTATACCTGAGTGTTATACACAACCACCAATAACTGCTCCACATAGAACAGATCTTGTTATAGAACCTGTAGGG GAAAAACCTTTAATCACTTTCAAAAGAGGTGAAGTTATAAAATTGcctttaaaaagaaagaaaggacgGGTGTTTATTGAGCCAGAATTAGCTGGAAATATAATTCCTAATGAAATTCGTCCTGGTTTAAGTCTTGCTTCTGTTACTGGTGAATTGGAAGTTAAGGATAACGTATATACAATAAAA AGCATTGAAGATAGACCTAGTGGAAAACGTAAAGCGTCTTCCAGTTCACCTGCACCAATTAAGGAAGAAGTTCTTAAAGAAAGAAGACATGAGTATGGCAATTTGGATCCACAAGAACTCCTACAAAAGCTTAATCAAGAAGGTATTCAAGGAGCCAAGTTACAACATAGTCCAACTGCGACCAGTATTCATTTA CAAGATGAAGATACTTTGATTCAAATAGGGGATAATTCGACACATATATTTTGTAACGGTGATCAAAAGATTAGGAGACGATTAAGGACTATTATTATGCAGTGCCTTAAGAGATTTTAG
- the LOC126926629 gene encoding FUN14 domain-containing protein 2 isoform X2, with the protein MSLPVTKKSKDDANKGECSLDISKETKSIIDKILGDVSKKSATKQIIIGTTSGWLTGFVTMKVGKIAACAVGGGIIILQIAAHQGYIKINWDKIQKKAEKLSDKVEEKVTGEGPRLMDKVERYVDRKLDKAEQLLKNGESHTRRWYHSITGDTSFKPTEFHFFLASFVAGLALGFATGN; encoded by the exons ATGAGTCTTCCAGTAACAAAGAAAAGTAAAGATGATGCGAACAAAGGAGAATGTAGCTTAGATATTTCAAAGGAAACAAAAAGCATAATAGATAAAATCTTAGGAGACGTGAGCAAAAAATCTGCCACCAAACAAATCATTATTGGTACAACATCAGGATG GTTGACTGGTTTTGTAACAATGAAAGTTGGAAAAATTGCTGCATGTGCAGTTGGTGGTGGAATTATAATATTGCAGATTGCAGCACATCAAGGATATATCAAAATTAATTGGGATAAAATTCAAAAGAAAGCTGAGAAACTATCAGATAAAGTAGAAGAGAAGGTAACAGGTGAAGGGCCAAGACTTATGGACAAG GTCGAGAGATACGTTGATAGAAAGCTAGACAAAGCTGAACAATTATTGAAAAATGGTGAATCTCATACGCGCCGTTGGTATCACTCTATAACTGGTGATACCTCCTTTAAACCTACAGAATTTCACTTTTTCCTTGCATCTTTTGTAGCTGGTTTAGCACTTGGTTTTGCAACTGGCAATTAG
- the LOC126926629 gene encoding FUN14 domain-containing protein 2 isoform X1, with protein sequence MSKVYKKKIKSGATKLFKRVKMSLPVTKKSKDDANKGECSLDISKETKSIIDKILGDVSKKSATKQIIIGTTSGWLTGFVTMKVGKIAACAVGGGIIILQIAAHQGYIKINWDKIQKKAEKLSDKVEEKVTGEGPRLMDKVERYVDRKLDKAEQLLKNGESHTRRWYHSITGDTSFKPTEFHFFLASFVAGLALGFATGN encoded by the exons ATGTCCAAAGTGTACAAGAAAAAAATCAAGTCAGGAGcaacaaaattatttaaacg TGTGAAGATGAGTCTTCCAGTAACAAAGAAAAGTAAAGATGATGCGAACAAAGGAGAATGTAGCTTAGATATTTCAAAGGAAACAAAAAGCATAATAGATAAAATCTTAGGAGACGTGAGCAAAAAATCTGCCACCAAACAAATCATTATTGGTACAACATCAGGATG GTTGACTGGTTTTGTAACAATGAAAGTTGGAAAAATTGCTGCATGTGCAGTTGGTGGTGGAATTATAATATTGCAGATTGCAGCACATCAAGGATATATCAAAATTAATTGGGATAAAATTCAAAAGAAAGCTGAGAAACTATCAGATAAAGTAGAAGAGAAGGTAACAGGTGAAGGGCCAAGACTTATGGACAAG GTCGAGAGATACGTTGATAGAAAGCTAGACAAAGCTGAACAATTATTGAAAAATGGTGAATCTCATACGCGCCGTTGGTATCACTCTATAACTGGTGATACCTCCTTTAAACCTACAGAATTTCACTTTTTCCTTGCATCTTTTGTAGCTGGTTTAGCACTTGGTTTTGCAACTGGCAATTAG
- the LOC126926629 gene encoding FUN14 domain-containing protein 1 isoform X3: MSKVYKKKIKSGATKLFKRVKMSLPVTKKSKDDANKGECSLDISKETKSIIDKILGDVSKKSATKQIIIGTTSGWLTGFVTMKVGKIAACAVGGGIIILQIAAHQGYIKINWDKIQKKAEKLSDKVEEKVTGEGPRLMDKVGTWCRYNSLVATSFIGGFIIGLAS; the protein is encoded by the exons ATGTCCAAAGTGTACAAGAAAAAAATCAAGTCAGGAGcaacaaaattatttaaacg TGTGAAGATGAGTCTTCCAGTAACAAAGAAAAGTAAAGATGATGCGAACAAAGGAGAATGTAGCTTAGATATTTCAAAGGAAACAAAAAGCATAATAGATAAAATCTTAGGAGACGTGAGCAAAAAATCTGCCACCAAACAAATCATTATTGGTACAACATCAGGATG GTTGACTGGTTTTGTAACAATGAAAGTTGGAAAAATTGCTGCATGTGCAGTTGGTGGTGGAATTATAATATTGCAGATTGCAGCACATCAAGGATATATCAAAATTAATTGGGATAAAATTCAAAAGAAAGCTGAGAAACTATCAGATAAAGTAGAAGAGAAGGTAACAGGTGAAGGGCCAAGACTTATGGACAAG gtAGGAACATGGTGTCGATACAATTCACTTGTGGCAACAAGCTTCATTGGTGGTTTCATTATTGGTTTAGCATCCTAA